In Actinomadura citrea, a single window of DNA contains:
- a CDS encoding ATP-dependent DNA helicase UvrD2 produces MSAESVLEGLDPEQRAVAEAVKGPVCVLAGAGTGKTRAITHRIAYATLTGVVTPQRVLAVTFTTRAAGELRSRLRQLGAPGVQARTFHAAALRQLGYFWPRVVGGEPPKIVDSKIRLVADAARACRLTLGRTELRDVASEIEWAKVTQNRPEDYPAAVVKAGRRPPAEVVDVARVYAMYEQLRRERNLLDFEGMLELTAAVLTEHREVANQVREQYRYFVVDEFQDVNPLQKMLLDTWLGDRDDLCVVGDPNQTIYSFTGASPSHLLDFTREHPDAKVVRLVRDYRSTPQVVRLANGVIGQARGARHKLELVAQRENGPEPVFNEYDDEVAEADDAARRARKLIEEGVPAREIAILYRINAQSETYESALAAVGVPYVLRGAERFFERPEVREAVVRLRGAARAGADAETDGMGLIQTVRHVLSGAGFSDRPPEGAGAARARWESLAALAQLAEDMAADNPAAGLTEFVAELEERTVAQHAPPLEGVTLASLHAAKGLEWDAVFLVGLAEGTLPIIYAKTPEQIEEERRLLYVGVTRARVHLNLSWALARSPGGTQARRPSRFLDGLTGKTTTHTPARVDRTKRRPAKGPQPCRVCGRPLTAAVERKLGRCEDCPSELNEELLLALKEWRAETAGEQKVPAYVVFTDATLQAIAEHAPESREDLARIPGVGRVKLDRYGDAVLGLCGH; encoded by the coding sequence ATGTCAGCTGAGTCGGTGCTGGAGGGCTTGGACCCCGAGCAGCGGGCGGTCGCCGAAGCGGTGAAGGGCCCGGTCTGCGTCCTCGCGGGCGCCGGGACGGGCAAGACCAGGGCCATCACCCACCGGATCGCCTACGCCACCCTCACCGGCGTCGTGACCCCGCAGCGGGTGCTCGCCGTGACGTTCACCACACGGGCGGCAGGAGAGCTGCGCAGCCGGCTGCGGCAGCTCGGCGCGCCAGGCGTGCAGGCCCGCACGTTCCACGCCGCCGCTCTGCGGCAGCTCGGCTACTTCTGGCCGCGCGTCGTCGGCGGCGAGCCGCCGAAGATCGTCGACTCGAAGATCCGGCTGGTCGCGGACGCGGCGCGGGCGTGCCGGCTCACGCTCGGCCGCACCGAGTTGCGCGACGTCGCGAGCGAGATCGAGTGGGCGAAGGTCACCCAGAACCGCCCCGAGGACTACCCGGCCGCGGTCGTGAAGGCGGGCCGCCGGCCGCCCGCCGAGGTCGTCGACGTGGCCCGCGTCTACGCGATGTACGAGCAGCTCAGGCGCGAGCGCAACCTGCTCGACTTCGAGGGCATGCTGGAGCTGACCGCCGCCGTCCTCACCGAGCACCGCGAGGTCGCCAACCAGGTCCGTGAGCAGTACCGGTACTTCGTCGTGGACGAGTTCCAGGACGTCAACCCCCTGCAGAAGATGCTGCTCGACACCTGGCTCGGCGACCGCGACGACCTGTGCGTCGTCGGCGACCCCAACCAGACGATCTACTCCTTCACCGGCGCGTCCCCCTCCCACCTGCTCGACTTCACCCGCGAGCACCCGGACGCCAAGGTCGTCAGGCTCGTCCGCGACTACCGCTCGACGCCGCAGGTCGTCCGGCTGGCGAACGGGGTGATCGGGCAGGCGCGGGGGGCGCGGCACAAGCTGGAGCTGGTCGCGCAGCGCGAGAACGGGCCCGAGCCCGTGTTCAACGAGTACGACGACGAGGTCGCCGAGGCCGACGACGCCGCCCGGCGGGCCCGCAAGCTGATCGAGGAGGGCGTCCCCGCCAGGGAGATCGCGATCCTCTACCGGATCAACGCGCAGTCCGAGACGTACGAGTCGGCGCTCGCGGCCGTGGGCGTCCCGTACGTGCTGCGCGGCGCGGAGCGCTTCTTCGAGCGGCCCGAGGTGCGCGAGGCCGTGGTCCGGCTGCGCGGCGCGGCGCGGGCGGGCGCCGACGCCGAGACCGACGGGATGGGGCTGATCCAGACCGTCCGGCACGTCCTGAGCGGGGCGGGGTTCTCCGACCGGCCGCCCGAGGGCGCGGGCGCGGCCCGCGCGCGCTGGGAGTCCCTGGCGGCGCTGGCGCAGCTCGCCGAGGACATGGCCGCCGACAACCCCGCGGCCGGGCTCACCGAGTTCGTCGCCGAGCTGGAGGAGCGCACCGTCGCGCAGCACGCGCCGCCGCTGGAGGGCGTCACGCTCGCCTCGCTGCACGCCGCCAAGGGCCTGGAGTGGGACGCGGTGTTCCTCGTCGGGCTGGCCGAGGGCACGCTGCCCATCATCTATGCCAAGACGCCCGAGCAGATCGAGGAGGAGCGCCGCCTCCTCTACGTCGGCGTGACGCGGGCCCGCGTGCACCTGAACCTGTCGTGGGCGCTGGCGCGCTCGCCCGGCGGAACGCAGGCGCGCCGCCCGTCCCGCTTCCTGGACGGCCTGACCGGCAAGACCACCACGCACACGCCCGCGCGCGTCGACCGGACGAAGCGGCGTCCCGCCAAGGGGCCGCAGCCGTGCCGCGTGTGCGGGCGCCCGCTGACCGCCGCCGTCGAGCGCAAGCTGGGCCGCTGCGAGGACTGCCCCTCCGAGCTGAACGAGGAGCTCCTCCTCGCGCTCAAGGAGTGGCGCGCCGAGACGGCGGGCGAGCAGAAGGTGCCCGCGTACGTGGTGTTCACGGACGCGACGCTCCAGGCGATCGCCGAGCACGCCCCCGAGTCCCGGGAGGACCTGGCCCGCATCCCGGGCGTCGGCAGGGTCAAGCTCGACCGCTACGGCGACGCCGTCCTCGGCCTCTGCGGGCACTGA
- the tesB gene encoding acyl-CoA thioesterase II, with translation MKESLKALLDLLDLEQIENDIFRGRSPEERRQRVFGGQVAGQALVAAGRTVPANRPVHSLHAYFIRPGDPLVPLVYTVDRVRDGRSFTTRRVTAVQHGKAIFTLSASFQVDEDGPSHQAPMPEAPAPETLPDGLTRLTPLFGEVGAREFVTRRPFDIRHATPLSWEAAKDPALATPESKVWLKVDGELPHDPLLHVCLMTYASDMTLLDTVLLNHGLAWGDKRTMGASLDHAMWFHRPFRADDWLLYYQDTPFAGGARGLARGQVFTRSGELVVSVMQEGLIRVSGTEREAPGDPSVR, from the coding sequence GTGAAGGAATCGCTGAAGGCACTGCTGGACCTGCTCGACCTGGAGCAGATCGAGAACGACATCTTCCGAGGCCGCAGCCCCGAGGAGCGGCGGCAGCGCGTGTTCGGGGGGCAGGTGGCGGGGCAGGCGCTCGTCGCCGCCGGGCGCACCGTCCCGGCGAACCGGCCCGTCCACTCGCTGCACGCCTACTTCATCCGGCCCGGCGATCCGCTGGTCCCCCTCGTCTACACCGTCGACCGGGTCCGGGACGGGCGGTCCTTCACCACCCGCCGCGTCACCGCCGTCCAGCACGGCAAGGCGATCTTCACGCTGTCGGCGTCGTTCCAGGTCGACGAGGACGGCCCGTCCCACCAGGCCCCGATGCCGGAGGCCCCCGCCCCGGAGACGCTGCCGGACGGCCTGACCCGCCTCACGCCGCTGTTCGGCGAGGTCGGCGCGCGCGAGTTCGTCACCCGCCGCCCGTTCGACATCCGGCACGCGACGCCGCTGTCGTGGGAGGCGGCCAAGGACCCCGCCCTGGCCACGCCCGAGTCGAAGGTGTGGCTCAAGGTGGACGGGGAGCTGCCGCACGACCCGCTCCTGCACGTGTGCCTCATGACCTACGCCTCGGACATGACGCTGCTCGACACCGTCCTGCTCAACCACGGGCTGGCCTGGGGCGACAAGCGGACGATGGGTGCCAGCCTCGACCACGCGATGTGGTTCCACCGTCCGTTCCGCGCCGACGACTGGCTGCTGTACTACCAGGACACGCCGTTCGCCGGCGGCGCCCGCGGGCTCGCCCGCGGCCAGGTGTTCACCCGCTCGGGGGAGCTGGTGGTGTCCGTCATGCAGGAGGGCCTCATCCGCGTCTCGGGCACCGAACGCGAGGCGCCCGGTGACCCGTCCGTGAGATGA
- a CDS encoding WhiB family transcriptional regulator: MQGALAVSEEDLTLPCRTDPELFFAEAPADVELAKALCLECPLRKECLAGALERKEPWGVWGGELFVRGVIVPRKRPRGRPRKHPRPDEVAV, encoded by the coding sequence ATGCAGGGGGCTCTCGCAGTAAGCGAGGAGGACCTCACGCTTCCGTGCCGGACCGACCCGGAGCTGTTCTTCGCCGAGGCTCCCGCCGACGTCGAGCTCGCCAAGGCCCTGTGCCTGGAGTGCCCGCTCCGCAAGGAGTGCCTCGCCGGGGCGCTGGAGCGCAAGGAGCCCTGGGGCGTCTGGGGCGGCGAACTGTTCGTCCGCGGTGTGATCGTGCCGCGCAAGCGGCCGCGCGGCCGCCCGCGCAAGCACCCGCGCCCCGACGAAGTGGCGGTGTGA
- a CDS encoding ABC1 kinase family protein, which translates to MSDLPRRAVTRSAKLASLPIGFAGRTALGMGKRTFGRPAETVAMEIQTRTAEQLFKVLGELKGGAMKLGQMLSIFEAALPPEIAGPYRATLTRLQEAAPPLPVSTVHKVLEEFLGEDWRDYFESFDDRPAAAASIGQVHRAVWHDGRAVAVKVQYPGAGKALISDFNQLARLGRLFGVLMPGLDVKSMLAELKERVVEELDYTIEAESQARFREAYLDDPDFAIPEVIAQSGNILITEWMDGTALSKIISDGDQETRDHAALLYCRFLLSGPKRSGMLHGDPHPGNFRLLEDGRLGVLDFGAVDRIPGGFQRRLGLLLRIGTMADIDEVEDALRREDFIREGVDIDAESLQAFLAPITEPFVTETFKFNREWLRDMAAQVTDLRPSNVVRQLNLPPEYVIIHRVLSAGTGVLCQLECEIPARAESLKWVPGFADDADGELVSG; encoded by the coding sequence GTGAGCGATCTTCCCCGCCGCGCGGTGACGCGGTCAGCAAAGCTGGCGTCCCTCCCCATCGGCTTCGCGGGACGCACCGCCCTCGGCATGGGGAAGCGGACCTTCGGCCGGCCGGCGGAGACGGTCGCGATGGAGATCCAGACCCGGACCGCCGAGCAGCTGTTCAAGGTGCTCGGCGAGCTCAAGGGCGGCGCGATGAAGCTCGGCCAGATGCTGTCGATCTTCGAGGCGGCGCTTCCACCGGAGATCGCCGGCCCGTACCGGGCCACGCTGACCAGGCTGCAGGAGGCCGCTCCCCCGCTGCCGGTGTCGACCGTCCACAAGGTGCTGGAGGAGTTCCTCGGGGAGGACTGGCGCGACTACTTCGAGTCGTTCGACGACCGGCCGGCCGCCGCCGCGTCGATCGGCCAGGTGCACCGCGCCGTCTGGCACGACGGCCGGGCCGTCGCGGTGAAGGTGCAGTACCCGGGCGCGGGCAAGGCGCTGATCAGCGACTTCAACCAGCTCGCCCGGCTGGGCCGGCTGTTCGGGGTGCTGATGCCGGGCCTGGACGTCAAGTCGATGCTGGCCGAGCTCAAGGAGCGGGTGGTCGAGGAGCTCGACTACACGATCGAGGCCGAGTCGCAGGCGCGGTTCCGCGAGGCCTACCTGGACGACCCCGACTTCGCCATCCCCGAGGTCATCGCGCAGTCCGGCAACATCCTGATCACCGAGTGGATGGACGGCACCGCGCTCTCGAAGATCATCAGCGACGGGGACCAGGAGACCCGCGACCACGCGGCCCTGCTGTACTGCCGGTTCCTGCTGTCGGGACCGAAGCGGTCGGGGATGCTGCACGGCGACCCGCACCCCGGCAACTTCCGGCTGCTGGAGGACGGCCGGCTCGGCGTCCTGGACTTCGGCGCCGTCGACCGCATTCCCGGCGGGTTCCAGCGCCGGCTCGGGCTGCTGCTGCGGATCGGCACGATGGCCGACATCGACGAGGTCGAGGACGCCCTGCGCCGGGAGGACTTCATCCGCGAGGGCGTGGACATCGACGCCGAGTCGCTCCAGGCGTTCCTCGCACCGATCACCGAGCCGTTCGTCACCGAGACGTTCAAGTTCAACCGCGAGTGGCTGCGCGACATGGCCGCCCAGGTCACCGACCTGCGCCCCTCCAACGTCGTCCGGCAGCTGAACCTGCCGCCCGAGTACGTGATCATCCATCGGGTGCTGTCGGCGGGCACCGGCGTGCTGTGCCAGCTCGAGTGCGAGATCCCGGCCCGTGCCGAGTCGCTGAAGTGGGTGCCCGGCTTCGCCGACGACGCGGACGGCGAGCTGGTCAGCGGCTGA
- a CDS encoding enoyl-CoA hydratase/isomerase family protein — MSAEPADVLVIDRRPDGIAVLTLNDPGRRNAMADDLTAAWKRAVEDLRADPALRCVVVTGAGTAFSSGGELSWLAGTGDVAVPPLRDRMLEFYRTWLAIRGLEVPTIAAVNGHAVGAGLCLALACDLRYAARDAKLLAPFTALGLHPGMAATWLFPEVAGLPLAREMLLAGRVLTGAEAAEHGLVNRALPREDVLEESLAVAARIAAQAPIATRLTKVALANGGHPDMESALRWESLAQPVTMASKDMREGLAAQREKRRPQFSGE, encoded by the coding sequence ATGTCCGCGGAGCCTGCCGATGTGCTAGTGATCGACCGCCGTCCCGACGGGATCGCCGTCCTCACCCTGAACGACCCCGGCCGCCGCAACGCCATGGCGGACGACCTCACCGCCGCGTGGAAGCGGGCCGTCGAGGACCTGCGCGCCGACCCGGCCCTGCGCTGCGTCGTCGTGACCGGCGCCGGCACCGCGTTCAGCTCCGGCGGCGAACTGTCCTGGCTGGCCGGCACCGGCGACGTCGCCGTCCCGCCGCTGCGCGACCGGATGCTGGAGTTCTACCGGACGTGGCTCGCGATCCGCGGCCTGGAGGTGCCGACGATCGCCGCCGTCAACGGGCACGCCGTCGGCGCCGGCCTCTGCCTCGCGCTGGCCTGCGACCTGCGGTACGCGGCGCGCGACGCCAAGCTGCTCGCCCCGTTCACCGCGCTCGGCCTGCACCCCGGCATGGCCGCGACCTGGCTGTTCCCCGAGGTCGCCGGGCTGCCGCTGGCCCGCGAGATGCTGCTGGCCGGACGGGTCCTCACCGGTGCCGAGGCCGCCGAGCACGGCCTGGTCAACCGGGCCCTCCCGCGCGAGGACGTGCTGGAGGAGTCCCTCGCCGTCGCCGCGCGGATCGCGGCGCAGGCGCCGATCGCGACCCGGCTCACCAAGGTCGCCCTGGCGAACGGCGGCCACCCCGACATGGAGTCGGCGCTGCGCTGGGAGTCCCTCGCCCAGCCGGTGACGATGGCGTCCAAGGACATGCGCGAAGGGCTCGCGGCCCAGCGAGAGAAGCGCCGCCCGCAATTCTCAGGCGAGTAA
- a CDS encoding M48 family metallopeptidase encodes MPPNVEVRRSPRRRRTVSAYREGDKVVVMVPSRLSKAEEEQWIATILERLAERERRRRPTDADLQSRAQELSRRYLAGRADPVSVRWVANQRARWGSCTPDDGTIRLSTRLRGMPGWVVDYVLVHELAHLLIPGHGADFWQLVGNYPKADRARGYLEGVAAAAHLPLEADAPDDVADIHHGDGLHPGEEYPHEAAG; translated from the coding sequence GTGCCCCCTAACGTTGAGGTCCGCCGCAGCCCGAGGCGCAGGCGCACCGTGTCCGCCTACCGTGAGGGCGACAAGGTGGTGGTGATGGTTCCGTCCAGGCTGAGCAAGGCCGAAGAGGAACAGTGGATCGCGACCATCCTGGAACGCCTCGCGGAGAGGGAGCGCCGGCGGCGGCCCACCGACGCCGACCTCCAGTCCCGCGCCCAGGAGCTGTCCCGCCGCTACCTGGCCGGCCGCGCCGACCCGGTCAGCGTCCGCTGGGTCGCCAACCAGCGCGCCCGCTGGGGATCGTGCACCCCCGACGACGGCACGATCCGGCTGTCCACGCGGCTGCGCGGCATGCCCGGCTGGGTCGTGGACTACGTCCTCGTCCACGAGCTGGCGCACCTGCTCATCCCCGGGCACGGCGCCGACTTCTGGCAGCTGGTCGGCAACTACCCCAAGGCCGACCGCGCCCGCGGCTACCTGGAGGGCGTCGCCGCGGCCGCCCACCTGCCGCTCGAAGCGGACGCCCCCGACGACGTCGCGGACATCCACCACGGCGACGGCCTGCACCCCGGCGAGGAGTACCCGCACGAGGCCGCCGGGTGA
- a CDS encoding NUDIX domain-containing protein codes for MLLGWSAPSGEQERLRTEFLEHLAGHPDGTDRGCGSGHITVGVVVFDRALANVLLTHHRGLGRWTQLGGHCETGDADLVAAARREAAEESGIPGIEVEPSPLRLDRYRARCRGRDLLHFDVQFAATAPPRAVPEPAAGGDEARWFPVPALPFSADESTRSLVRHALARRGLNP; via the coding sequence ATGCTGCTCGGGTGGAGTGCGCCGAGCGGGGAGCAGGAGCGGCTCCGGACGGAGTTCCTGGAGCATCTGGCCGGTCATCCCGACGGGACCGATCGCGGCTGCGGGTCCGGTCACATCACGGTCGGCGTCGTCGTCTTCGATCGGGCACTGGCGAACGTGCTGCTCACGCACCACCGCGGGCTTGGCAGATGGACTCAGCTCGGCGGCCACTGCGAGACCGGCGACGCCGACCTCGTCGCGGCGGCGCGGCGGGAGGCCGCCGAGGAGTCCGGCATCCCGGGCATCGAGGTGGAGCCCTCCCCCCTCCGGCTCGATCGCTATCGTGCTCGCTGCCGTGGCCGGGACCTGCTGCATTTCGACGTGCAGTTCGCGGCGACGGCCCCGCCCCGGGCGGTGCCGGAGCCTGCGGCCGGCGGGGACGAGGCGCGGTGGTTCCCGGTGCCTGCCCTGCCCTTCTCGGCGGACGAGTCCACGCGAAGCCTGGTCCGGCACGCCCTGGCCCGGCGTGGGCTCAACCCCTGA
- a CDS encoding HD domain-containing protein: MNKTEVIERTAEYARETLHSDSSGHDWWHVARVHRLARELGAGEGADLYVVELAALLHDISDYKLNGGDLDEGPRRAFAWLVGLGEPEDLARAVADIIATMSFKGAGTVSAMPTIEGKVVQDADRLDALGAVGVARAFAYGGFKGEPMHLPDLPPHLHASVDDYLNRQGTTINHFHEKLLLLKDRMNTPGARRLAERRHRVLEQFLADFLTEWDAGDLT; the protein is encoded by the coding sequence GTGAACAAGACTGAGGTCATCGAGCGCACCGCCGAATATGCCCGGGAGACGCTGCACTCGGACTCGTCCGGGCACGACTGGTGGCATGTGGCGAGGGTCCACCGGCTGGCCCGGGAGCTCGGCGCCGGAGAAGGGGCCGACCTGTACGTGGTCGAACTCGCCGCCCTGCTCCACGACATCTCCGACTACAAGCTCAACGGCGGCGATCTGGACGAGGGCCCGCGCCGGGCCTTCGCCTGGCTCGTCGGCCTCGGCGAGCCGGAGGATCTCGCGCGGGCCGTGGCGGACATCATCGCGACGATGTCCTTCAAGGGAGCGGGCACCGTGTCCGCGATGCCGACCATCGAGGGGAAGGTGGTCCAGGACGCCGACCGGCTCGACGCGCTCGGGGCCGTCGGCGTGGCGCGCGCCTTCGCCTACGGCGGCTTCAAGGGCGAGCCCATGCACCTGCCCGACCTGCCGCCGCACCTGCATGCGTCCGTGGACGACTACCTCAACCGCCAGGGCACCACGATCAACCACTTCCACGAGAAGCTCCTCCTGCTGAAGGACAGGATGAACACGCCGGGCGCACGCCGCCTGGCCGAGCGACGGCATCGCGTCCTGGAGCAGTTCCTCGCCGACTTCCTCACCGAGTGGGACGCCGGGGACCTGACGTGA
- a CDS encoding zinc-dependent metalloprotease, with protein MSDTPFGFNRPGDGDDDDRPQDPFKGMGGDMAQFADMLHRFADMIGGQGAGGEGGGPLNWDLAKNIARHTVVEQGDPSIVDTERRQVEEALRLAELWLDERTTLPAGIRTPQAWSRSEWIEQTLPVWAKVCDPIASRMVDSMGGALGGGEIPAEMQAMAGPLIGMVKQMAGAMVGGQAGQALGGLAREVTGSADVGLPLAPDGVGALLPAGVEAFGEGLEVSSDEVRLYLALREAAHQRLFTHVPWLRSHLLGAVEEYARGITVDLSGIEQAVQGLDMSNPEAIQEALGGEIQLQPEETPRQKAALARLETALALVEGWVDTVVNEAAQGRLPGSVKLAEAVRRRRATGGPAERTFATLVGLELRPRRLREAATLWRSLTEARGTEGRDAVWEHPDLLPTSDDLDDPEGFVHGRAEIEGLSDIDLSRLTKGLDEDEKPDEKDSGEEPDGGDPGGERGPGDEGPRA; from the coding sequence ATGAGTGACACTCCGTTCGGCTTCAACCGTCCCGGGGACGGCGACGACGACGACCGGCCCCAGGATCCGTTCAAGGGCATGGGCGGCGACATGGCCCAGTTCGCCGACATGCTGCACCGGTTCGCGGACATGATCGGCGGGCAGGGTGCGGGCGGCGAGGGCGGCGGCCCCCTCAACTGGGACCTGGCCAAGAACATCGCCCGGCACACCGTGGTGGAGCAGGGCGACCCGTCGATCGTGGACACCGAGCGGCGCCAGGTCGAGGAGGCGCTGCGCCTGGCGGAGCTGTGGCTGGACGAGCGGACGACGCTGCCCGCCGGGATCCGCACGCCGCAGGCGTGGAGCCGGTCGGAGTGGATCGAGCAGACGCTCCCGGTGTGGGCGAAGGTGTGCGACCCGATCGCGTCCCGCATGGTCGACTCGATGGGCGGGGCGCTCGGCGGCGGCGAGATCCCCGCCGAGATGCAGGCGATGGCGGGCCCCCTGATCGGGATGGTCAAGCAGATGGCCGGGGCGATGGTCGGCGGGCAGGCCGGGCAGGCGCTCGGCGGGCTGGCCCGCGAGGTGACCGGCTCCGCCGACGTGGGGCTGCCGCTGGCGCCCGACGGCGTCGGGGCGCTGCTGCCCGCGGGCGTCGAGGCGTTCGGGGAGGGCCTGGAGGTCTCCTCCGACGAGGTCCGGCTCTACCTGGCGCTGCGGGAGGCCGCGCACCAGCGGCTGTTCACACATGTGCCGTGGCTGCGCTCGCACCTGCTGGGCGCGGTCGAGGAGTACGCGCGCGGCATCACCGTCGACCTGTCGGGCATCGAGCAGGCCGTTCAGGGGCTCGACATGAGCAACCCGGAGGCCATCCAGGAGGCGCTCGGCGGGGAGATCCAGCTCCAGCCCGAGGAGACGCCGCGGCAGAAGGCGGCGCTGGCCCGGCTGGAGACCGCGCTGGCGCTGGTCGAGGGCTGGGTCGACACGGTCGTGAACGAGGCCGCGCAGGGCCGGCTGCCCGGTTCGGTGAAGCTGGCGGAGGCGGTGCGGCGGCGCCGCGCGACGGGCGGCCCGGCGGAGCGGACGTTCGCGACGCTCGTCGGCCTGGAGCTGCGCCCGCGACGGCTGCGGGAGGCGGCGACGCTGTGGCGCTCGCTGACCGAGGCGCGCGGCACCGAGGGCCGGGACGCCGTCTGGGAGCACCCCGACCTGCTGCCGACGTCCGACGACCTGGACGACCCGGAGGGCTTCGTCCACGGCCGCGCCGAGATCGAGGGCCTGTCCGACATCGATCTGTCCAGGCTCACCAAGGGGCTGGACGAGGACGAGAAGCCCGACGAGAAGGACTCCGGGGAGGAGCCGGACGGCGGCGATCCCGGTGGCGAACGGGGGCCCGGCGACGAGGGGCCGCGCGCATGA